The Mugil cephalus isolate CIBA_MC_2020 chromosome 21, CIBA_Mcephalus_1.1, whole genome shotgun sequence genome includes the window ATTGTTGGACTTCATTACACTCACAAACATTAAgctgaattagtttttttctgtaatgtcttTATTGTCTTAGTCTAGCTGTTATTGTCTTTAGTATATCATTAATCAATAGCGCGATATGAGGAAATGTTCCTATGCGTGGCTCAGCACGTGGTTGGAGAGGAACATTTAAAGCCTGAAAGCTGGTTTTCAGGACAAGTTTTTGAAACTCAGCCAGTCTGGTTTGGAGATGACAAACAAACTGGGGAGCCAGCCAAAGTGTTTAACTGCCTCTGGAGGTATTAGCATGAGCTCATCTACTTTCACGACACTCGTGGCTAATAGGTTAAACACGACTCCCCATCCGCTGAAGTGGCCACTACATTAAACATAGGACGCAATTCAACATATCAGCCTACAGATGCAGGTCTAATCCCAATacctacttttatttatttatttttagttcattactctgcatctaaaaaaaataaaaccaaaaatttACCTTTTTAAAAGACTGAATGTATTTTAGTAGATATAAGGTAACATGAATCTCATGCTTTTGTTGTGACAGGCAAGTCCTTTGTGAACTGCTGTATTCTCAGCTAACTGCTAACGTCAGCATGCtaacaacagacaaacaatCTCCTGTTTAGCTAGTGTAATGTTTATCACGTTCACCATTTTGGTTGAATTCGGTAGCATTATAGCCTAGCACCAAACCAGAGCAAGTTGCTGTGCTACCAGGGAGTTAGCCAAGGTTTTTAGCCGTCTATGATGGCATTAGCATGAGGTCAACTACCTTCCTGACCCAATGACACCCCAATGCCTTATAGATTCCACTTAACTTTATTCAACACAAAGATTAGCATAGAATCTCAGTTGCATTAAAGCTGTACataagtaaaaacattttaagcttAAACTAGAAATTAGTTAATTCATCTCAGTAAGAGCACTCAATGTaaattcagtgttattttctgCGCTTATTAGTGAGCTAATGGTAGCTTTTCTTGTGCTAATGACAGTGCTAACATGCTGCTACTGATAGAATGTCTGTGGTATTTGCCAGCTAACTTTACCGTGTTTGCATGCTAATATAGCTAATTAGCATTTAACATGGCGTTAATGTTATCATGTCATTATGTTGctgtttatattttagttttagacAGACATCACAGCAGGCTTATCATGAATCAATCAGCCATAAAATCTGTTCATAAGGCCGCGTAAGTGTAAGTTTTCAATTCGACTCGACGCAGGAGGAAAAACACGGTCGTAACTAACGAGATTGACGATGACTCGGTTCCATTAAGGTGTGAGCCAGCAGCAAGAGCCTTGGCACTTGAACACCTGAGCAGAATGGAGCTCATTATTAATGTGATTAGTTACACCAGTGTTTGACGAGCTAAAATAACAGCTGTTTATGTCTTATGTCGGGTGTCTTGTAACTAATTTCCTGTAAAGGCTGCAGTCAGTCATCTATGGAAGCAAGCAAGTCCTGACGGTCTGCTGTCtggaaggttgttttttttctgggtcaTGAAGTGAAAGAGAACATGGAGGACAGGAGCGGGATGCTCTGTTAGCTTTGGGACGCACACAACACTTCAAATAATGATGATGCCTTTTTCCAGGATATATCTCCTAATGAGTTCTCAGATTAAAATCACTGCCATAAAGGCTTGTTTTCACTTCATACTTAACTGGCCTGTTTCTCTGTTATCACCTTGTTTATCTGAAGCAAACTTGCATTCACTCATCCGATTAATGGCTCTCATATGCGGTATTGATTTTGGTATTTTAGTCTGCTGTGGGTGGccattttacctttttacaGCAATCAGATGAAGGAAAAATCAAATGCGAGACACGGTATACAGAGCTACATAATAAAATCCGCTGTTATTCAGTCAGTATCTGAAATTATACATAAGAAACAGTttgttccttctccttcctctgaaGAAAATTTCAAGGAAACTTTAACTAAGATAAGTCAATAAACAACATGacttcattattttaacattttagcgTTCTTCCCTCCTTAGGTTGTTCTGCAGAATCTGCTGATGTGCATGGTGAGCTTCTACTCTCTCTACTACATGGTGGTCAGTCTCTGCATTGGGCTGCTCAGGTACACTCTGACACACGCTGTGATAACACATGTGGAGTTTCACGTCAAACTGAACAGCTTAGAACTGAAGTTTAGCCTGCTTTTTTTCCAGGGTTCATGATATCAACAGCTTGTTGACTCCGTTCgactacacaacacaaccatCATGGCAGAACCCCAAATACCTGGGTGAGCGGCAGCATCTACAACTAGcctcaatcagctgattttaaaataatacaaccATATAACTAATGATACGTATTTGGTAGGAGACAAAGTGCTAACAATTTGTCACAGTTGATTTCTCAGGGCTAGATATCTGCACAATAAACAGAAAGACCGAGAGACACCTTTAAGTTCCAGACATAATGATAATACTCTGTGGTGAAGTGCAGCTTCATGTGTGTCACTTTCTCTCGTCCTACTTCCAGTCGGAGTAATCTCCACAGAAGTCACCTACATTTTGGGAGGGCTGGTGTTCGCCTGGATCGTGGAGGAGTGGGTCTGGGATTACGCCATAACTGTGACACTGCTGCACGTCGCAATGACTGtagcaggtaaacacacacaagtggaTCAATAGAGCGGAACAGTTGATAGGATTGGAGTCCTGGTTATGTAATTGGATATAGTGTCTGTAGTTCAGAAATGTATAAACAAACACCGGCACTATCCATTGGAAACCCACATAaggtttatatgtatatttctattttttttatatatacattaaattaaatgtttgtctcattttaaaCACAATATCTTGATGTATCACTGCAGTGATGTCAGATTTCCCTTCAGCTGAGCACTGGTGGATAGCTCTGGGTAAGACTTGATCTTACTTCTTGCTCATCTTTCTGGTTGTACCTGTATTGGATTGTTATCTGTCTCCAGTCCCATTTGCAGAATAAATTTAATCCCTCTGTGACCAACAGATATCATTTTCTCCTGTTACAAGATTTACTGTAACTCATTTCCTACTCGCCTCCAGATTCAGCTGATCCTCTCTCTGCAGGTTTGGGCCTGGTGATGATGATATTTGGAGGACAGCTCCTGGCCTACAAACTCTTCCGGAGCAACTTTGTGTATCCAGCTGAACTACAGAACTTCTAAAGTACACAAGGAAAGCTTTTAACAGGCTTATTGACTGATCTCCGGTCCGGATGAGAGCCATGGGTTCACTTTACATTTTACGTCTACGTTCATGTTAATATTGGATATTTATGATATATATTGTTCGTCTTTAACTTAGTTCACTAGCTAAAAGTCAAATCCCACCTTGTacaaacagttttttaaaaaagatattctgtacagtttaaatattattttgtattgtttctttACACAATTCACACTGTAAGCTGAAAACCGTAAAATACTAACTATTATTTTACTGATGGATATTTCTGCCATGGTGAGTTTAGTCagttatctatttatttatttttttaccataatgtaaaaattaaaataagtcaCATTACAACATCTGCATATAGTTTAATtggctaataaataaaaataaaaactactcaGAATGCAAGCAAAGTTCTGATGTGCTCAGACAGTTGGgttatcagaaaaaaatccacatttgttCCCCATTTCATTCTTAAAATATGAGTGGATGCTATCTAATGCTCATGTCGACGCTTCATGTAATCCTTGTTTTGTTGCCTCTGTGTATTAGTTCAAATCTGTTGGGAgatttcattaaatatttgatgaTATTTGAAGGATTGCTTGGTGTGTCTactctgtgtttcc containing:
- the tmem244 gene encoding transmembrane protein 244; protein product: MLLDYCCRCCGVALIKRHGPLSLKSTPSETLVVLQNLLMCMVSFYSLYYMVVSLCIGLLRVHDINSLLTPFDYTTQPSWQNPKYLVGVISTEVTYILGGLVFAWIVEEWVWDYAITVTLLHVAMTVAVMSDFPSAEHWWIALGLGLVMMIFGGQLLAYKLFRSNFVYPAELQNF